In Candidatus Dormiibacterota bacterium, the genomic stretch CCGATAAAGGTCAGACCGACCGGCTTGGCACCCTCCGCATCTGGCCCCGCCACCCCGGTGATCGAGACGCCGATGTCGGCCTGCAGCCGCTGCCGAACGCCGCTCGCCATGGCCGCGGCCGTCTCCTCGCTGACGGCGCCGTACCGGCGCAACATCGCGTCGGACACGCCTAGTTGTTCCCGCTTCACCTGGTCGGCGTAGCTGATCACCCCACCCCGGAAGTACGCGGAGCTGCCCGGCACGTCCGTCAAGGCCGCGCCCAGCAGGCCGCCAGTGCAGGACTCCGCCACCGCAATCGACTTGCGGAGCTGGCGAAGCCTCTCCCCTACTTGTTGTGCCAGCGCGAAGACCTCGGGATCGGGCGGCACGGGTCACCGGTAATTGATGAATTGCAGCGGGACCTGCGTCTCGCTCGCTTTGAGGGCCGCGATCACCTGTTGCAGCAGGTCCTTCTCGCGGCTCGACACCCGGATGGTGTCGCCCTGGATGCGCGGCTGCACCTTGGGTGAGACCTGCTTGATCTGCTTGACCAGGCTGCGCGCCAGCTCATCGTCGATGCCCTGCTGCAGCTCGAGCGTCTGACGCACGTTACCTTTGGCGGCCGTCTCGATCGGGCCGGCCTTGAGGATCTTCAGTGAGAGCTGACGCTTGACCAGCTTGCTCTGCAGCACATCGATCATAGCCTTCAGCTTGAATTCGCTGGGGCCATTCAGCGTGATCTCGTTCTCGCCCAGGTCGATCGACGCGCCGGTGTCCTTGAAGTCGTAGCGGGTCACGATCTCACGCTGCGCCTGGTTTACCGCGTTGACCAGCTCCTGCCGGTCGAACTGCGAGACCACGTCGAACGAAAAGTCCTGAGCCATTACTTGGGGCCTATGCTAACCCGGCCATTTGACAGCTGTCTGTCGCAAACTTTTTCCTCCCTCGCTTGCGGGGGAGGGCAGGGTGGGGGCCGTCGTCACGAGTTGGCATCGTCGAGGTCCTTGACCAGCTCATCTACTTCGAGCAGGTTCATCAGCACCTCGCGTGACTTGCTTCCCTCATAGGGACCGATCACCCGCTGGTCGGCCAGCTGGTCGACGATGCGGGCTGCCCGCGTGTATCCGACATTCAGCTTGCGCTGAAGCAGGGATACCGAGGCGCGGCCTTCGGTGGCGACTACGTGCGCCCCCTTGGCGAAGAGCGGATCACGCTTCATGCCTTCCTTCACCCAGGAGACGGTCGCCTCGACGTTGAAGATCTCCTCCTGGTACTGCGGT encodes the following:
- a CDS encoding nicotinamide-nucleotide amidohydrolase family protein codes for the protein MPPDPEVFALAQQVGERLRQLRKSIAVAESCTGGLLGAALTDVPGSSAYFRGGVISYADQVKREQLGVSDAMLRRYGAVSEETAAAMASGVRQRLQADIGVSITGVAGPDAEGAKPVGLTFIGIAAAVATTKRFQWAGDRWDNRRRSVIAALELLVRAPEL
- a CDS encoding YajQ family cyclic di-GMP-binding protein, which produces MAQDFSFDVVSQFDRQELVNAVNQAQREIVTRYDFKDTGASIDLGENEITLNGPSEFKLKAMIDVLQSKLVKRQLSLKILKAGPIETAAKGNVRQTLELQQGIDDELARSLVKQIKQVSPKVQPRIQGDTIRVSSREKDLLQQVIAALKASETQVPLQFINYR